A genomic segment from Bryobacteraceae bacterium encodes:
- the thrB gene encoding homoserine kinase yields the protein MGDPAVGGWRTRVPASSANLGPGFDALGVALGIYLDCRFRPSDRVRIAVAGRDAEAISTGEDNLIWQTAAQVAEAHGRAIAPAEIEIRNGIPLGKGLGSSAAALVTGVIIADRLLGLHWKPQRILDEAARIEGHPDNVAACVLGSIVATALDHGNVARAVRLEMHPSYQLAVVAPDFDLPTREARAVLPESYSKADAIFNVQRASLLIAALITGTTSAFPAALEDRMHQPFRSRLVPGLEAILRLRAPGLLGCTLSGAGPSVLVFHEKGHEEVCDLVRQIFEHHGRRSEVLKAAICTAGYTIEEDSEPWA from the coding sequence TTGGGTGATCCGGCCGTTGGCGGGTGGCGGACCCGGGTTCCCGCGTCGAGCGCCAATCTCGGCCCCGGGTTCGACGCGCTCGGCGTGGCGCTGGGCATTTATCTGGACTGCCGCTTCCGGCCGTCGGACCGCGTGCGGATCGCGGTGGCGGGCCGCGACGCCGAGGCGATCTCCACCGGCGAAGACAACCTGATCTGGCAGACGGCGGCGCAAGTGGCCGAGGCGCACGGCCGGGCGATCGCACCGGCCGAGATCGAAATCCGCAACGGGATTCCGCTCGGGAAAGGGCTCGGTTCGTCGGCAGCCGCCTTGGTGACCGGCGTGATCATCGCGGACCGGCTGCTTGGGCTCCACTGGAAGCCGCAACGCATTCTGGACGAGGCCGCGCGCATCGAAGGGCACCCCGACAACGTCGCCGCGTGCGTCCTCGGCTCCATCGTGGCCACCGCGCTCGACCATGGCAACGTGGCGCGGGCCGTGCGCCTCGAAATGCACCCGAGCTATCAGCTCGCGGTGGTGGCGCCCGATTTCGATCTGCCAACACGCGAGGCGCGCGCCGTGCTGCCCGAAAGCTACTCGAAGGCGGACGCGATCTTCAACGTCCAGCGAGCGTCGCTGCTGATCGCGGCGTTGATTACAGGCACGACGTCGGCTTTTCCCGCCGCGCTCGAGGATCGGATGCACCAGCCCTTCCGGAGCCGCCTTGTGCCAGGGCTCGAAGCCATCCTGCGGCTGCGCGCGCCGGGGCTGCTCGGTTGCACGCTGAGCGGCGCCGGCCCGAGCGTTCTCGTGTTTCACGAGAAGGGTCACGAAGAGGTCTGCGACCTGGTCCGCCAGATCTTCGAACATCACGGGCGCCGGAGCGAAGTGCTGAAGGCGGCCATCTGCACGGCCGGATATACGATCGAGGAGGACTCGGAACCATGGGCGTAG
- the metH gene encoding methionine synthase yields MESRETRRQALLDALHTRILLIDGSMGALLQQSCTVADYGGAHYENCPEMVLMTRPDLIEGIHRAYLDAGADIIETDTFNATRVALADFGLEDRIAEINQAATALARRLADEYSTPEKPRFVAGSIGPTTKAISLTGGVTFAELCDSYYDQCKALWEAGADILVFETCNDTLSIKTGLIAAQRLTRETGVRIPVMVSGTIEPTGTMLGGQAADAFCASLAHADLLAIGLNCGTGPEFMTDHLRTLHEMAHTRLSCYPNAGLPNEKLEFDETPETLTSQIERFVENGWLNLVGGCCGTTPDHIRAMGAMIEGRPPRKIPARSHRSFYSGIDLVEAEHSNRPLIVGERTNVIGSRAFKNLVNDEKWDDATEIARRQVRNGAHIIDVCLQQSERDEKGDIPLFYQLLVKKVHAPIMIDTTDPAAVELSLQYCQGKSVINSINLEDGEEKFEQICPIARSYGAALVVGCIDEDPVQAQAFTRERKLAIAQRSHDLLTQKYHIHPEDIVFDPLVFPCATGDENYVGGAVETIEGVRLVKEHIPHAKTVLGVSNISFGLPPAAREVVNSVFLYYCTRAGLDMAIVNAEKLERFASIPAHERALAENLLFNTPPDFMPEVPADWREQTREQKIAINQHHIAAITEHFRGAKAKEKVSAAELPLDERLGNYIIEGSKDGLIADLDRKLGEGAAPLDIVNGPLMAGMTEVGRLFNNNELIVAEVLQSAEAMKTAVAHLEQFMEKADSATRGKVVLATVKGDVHDIGKNLVEIILSNNGYRVVNLGIKVPPDDLIRAWREHQPDAIGLSGLLVKSAQQMVHTANDFRDAGLRVPLLVGGAALSERFTYGNIGPAYSAPTFYCKDAMSGLRAMNEIMDPSTREAALNRHVFAEPVAAAPAAGDAGPVSTERSPKVRLEIPIPAAPYLDRRVRVIPNLDEVWSYINPFMLYGRHLGFKGNFERLFADRDPKALDLFHNVEAVKRAAAEWMKVRAVWQFFAAERDGNSIRLFDASGAPVHAFHFGRQPKSDGLCLSDYILPAEGGRRDHLAMLVVTAGEGVREHSEEAKERGEYLKAHALQALAIETAEGAAEYLHRRLREEWGFPDSPDMTMQQRFTSRYRGKRYSFGYPACPNLDDQLGIWSLIRPEEIGVALTEGMMMEPEASVSALVFHHPDCAYFTAAEAEEPVGAV; encoded by the coding sequence ATGGAGAGCAGGGAAACACGGCGTCAAGCCCTTCTGGACGCGCTTCACACCCGTATTTTGTTGATCGACGGGTCCATGGGGGCGCTGCTGCAACAGAGCTGCACGGTGGCCGACTATGGCGGGGCGCATTACGAGAATTGCCCCGAAATGGTCCTGATGACGCGGCCGGACCTCATTGAGGGAATCCACCGGGCCTACCTCGACGCCGGCGCGGACATCATCGAGACCGACACGTTCAATGCGACGCGCGTGGCGTTGGCCGATTTCGGACTGGAAGACCGGATCGCTGAAATCAACCAGGCGGCCACGGCGCTCGCCCGGCGTCTTGCGGACGAGTACTCGACGCCGGAAAAACCCCGCTTCGTGGCCGGCTCGATCGGCCCGACGACGAAAGCCATTTCTCTTACCGGCGGCGTGACGTTCGCCGAGCTTTGCGACTCCTACTACGACCAGTGCAAGGCGCTGTGGGAGGCCGGCGCCGACATCCTGGTGTTCGAGACCTGCAACGACACGCTGAGCATCAAGACCGGCCTGATCGCCGCCCAGCGCCTCACCCGCGAAACCGGAGTCCGCATTCCGGTGATGGTCTCCGGCACCATCGAGCCCACAGGCACGATGCTCGGGGGTCAGGCGGCCGATGCGTTCTGCGCGTCACTGGCGCACGCCGATCTGCTCGCCATCGGTCTGAACTGCGGAACCGGCCCCGAGTTCATGACCGACCATCTCCGGACGCTTCACGAGATGGCCCACACGCGTCTTTCGTGCTACCCGAACGCCGGCCTGCCGAATGAAAAGCTCGAATTCGACGAGACCCCGGAGACGCTCACCTCGCAGATCGAGCGTTTCGTCGAAAACGGGTGGTTGAACCTTGTCGGCGGCTGCTGCGGCACCACGCCCGACCACATCCGCGCGATGGGCGCGATGATCGAGGGCCGGCCGCCGCGCAAGATTCCGGCGCGCAGCCACCGGTCCTTCTACTCGGGCATCGACCTGGTTGAGGCCGAGCACAGCAACCGGCCGCTGATTGTCGGCGAGCGGACCAACGTGATCGGTTCGCGCGCGTTCAAGAACCTGGTGAACGATGAGAAGTGGGACGACGCCACCGAGATCGCGAGGCGGCAGGTGCGCAACGGCGCTCACATCATCGACGTCTGCCTGCAGCAGAGCGAACGCGACGAGAAGGGCGACATCCCGCTCTTCTATCAGCTTCTGGTGAAGAAGGTTCACGCGCCGATCATGATCGACACGACGGACCCGGCCGCCGTCGAACTGTCGCTGCAGTATTGCCAGGGCAAGAGCGTGATCAACTCGATCAACCTGGAGGATGGGGAAGAGAAGTTCGAGCAGATCTGCCCGATCGCGCGTTCCTACGGCGCCGCGCTCGTGGTGGGGTGCATCGACGAGGACCCGGTGCAAGCGCAAGCCTTCACCCGCGAACGCAAGCTCGCCATCGCCCAGCGCTCTCACGACCTGCTGACGCAGAAGTATCATATCCACCCCGAGGACATCGTCTTCGACCCGCTCGTGTTCCCCTGCGCCACCGGCGATGAGAACTACGTCGGCGGGGCGGTGGAGACGATCGAGGGCGTCAGGCTGGTGAAGGAGCACATCCCGCACGCCAAGACGGTTCTCGGCGTGTCGAACATCTCCTTCGGGCTCCCGCCGGCGGCGCGCGAGGTAGTGAACTCCGTTTTCCTCTACTACTGCACCCGCGCCGGGCTCGACATGGCCATCGTGAACGCCGAGAAACTCGAGCGCTTCGCGTCGATCCCCGCCCACGAACGCGCGCTGGCCGAGAATCTGCTATTCAACACGCCGCCCGATTTCATGCCCGAGGTTCCGGCCGATTGGCGCGAGCAGACTCGCGAGCAGAAGATCGCCATCAATCAGCACCACATCGCGGCGATCACCGAACACTTCCGGGGCGCCAAGGCGAAGGAGAAAGTCTCCGCCGCGGAGCTGCCGCTCGACGAGCGGCTGGGCAACTACATCATTGAGGGGTCCAAGGACGGCCTGATCGCGGATCTCGATCGCAAGCTCGGCGAGGGCGCCGCGCCTCTCGATATCGTTAATGGTCCGCTGATGGCGGGGATGACCGAAGTCGGGCGGCTGTTCAACAACAACGAACTGATCGTGGCCGAGGTGCTGCAATCGGCGGAAGCGATGAAGACGGCCGTCGCGCATCTCGAGCAGTTCATGGAGAAGGCCGATTCGGCGACGCGCGGCAAGGTGGTTCTGGCGACGGTGAAGGGCGACGTCCACGATATCGGCAAGAACCTGGTCGAAATCATTCTTTCGAACAACGGCTACCGGGTGGTGAACCTCGGCATCAAGGTTCCGCCGGACGATCTGATTCGCGCCTGGCGCGAGCACCAGCCCGACGCGATCGGCCTCTCGGGTCTTTTGGTGAAGAGCGCCCAGCAGATGGTCCACACGGCGAACGACTTTCGCGACGCCGGATTGCGCGTTCCGCTGCTCGTCGGCGGCGCGGCGCTCTCCGAACGCTTCACCTACGGCAATATCGGGCCGGCGTACTCCGCGCCGACGTTCTACTGCAAGGACGCGATGTCCGGGCTTCGCGCGATGAACGAGATCATGGACCCGTCGACGCGCGAGGCCGCGCTCAACCGGCACGTTTTCGCCGAACCGGTGGCCGCCGCGCCGGCCGCCGGCGACGCCGGACCGGTGTCCACCGAACGCTCGCCGAAGGTCCGCCTGGAAATCCCGATCCCGGCCGCGCCGTACCTCGATCGGCGGGTTCGCGTGATCCCGAACCTGGACGAGGTGTGGAGCTACATCAATCCGTTCATGCTCTACGGCCGCCACCTGGGTTTCAAGGGCAACTTCGAACGGCTCTTCGCCGACCGCGACCCGAAGGCCCTCGATCTCTTCCACAACGTGGAGGCGGTGAAGCGGGCGGCCGCGGAATGGATGAAGGTTCGCGCGGTGTGGCAGTTCTTCGCCGCTGAGCGCGACGGCAACTCGATCCGGCTCTTCGACGCCTCCGGCGCGCCGGTTCACGCGTTTCATTTCGGACGCCAGCCGAAATCCGATGGCCTGTGCCTGAGCGATTACATCCTGCCAGCCGAAGGCGGAAGGCGCGACCATCTCGCGATGCTGGTAGTTACCGCGGGCGAGGGCGTCCGCGAGCACTCCGAGGAGGCCAAGGAGCGGGGCGAATATCTCAAAGCCCATGCCCTGCAGGCGCTCGCCATCGAGACCGCCGAGGGAGCCGCGGAGTACCTCCACCGGCGTCTCCGCGAGGAATGGGGCTTCCCGGACTCTCCCGACATGACCATGCAGCAGCGATTCACGTCGCGCTACCGGGGCAAGCGCTACAGCTTCGGCTACCCGGCCTGCCCGAACCTGGACGACCAGTTGGGGATTTGGAGCCTGATCCGGCCCGAAGAGATCGGGGTCGCGCTGACGGAGGGGATGATGATGGAACCCGAGGCCAGCGTCAGCGCGCTTGTGTTCCACCACCCCGACTGCGCGTACTTCACGGCGGCGGAGGCGGAAGAGCCGGTGGGGGCGGTGTAG
- a CDS encoding vanadium-dependent haloperoxidase — protein MPTENGSNRRQFFSALAAAASTAAATASIPAPALAQEVVDSPAVAPMVDRLQRSHDMAVKLADARLAMTPVDHPTNGDEERYPNKIASFSKTLLHKPNGETSLDAYRSLIKAVQSGLYEDFERILRGGNVRLKNPTGAYNFQFDGPDGSQYTMPAAPAFSSATHAAEMMELYWQALTRDVPFADYASNPLINEAANELSTAQGYLGPKAEGRVTPANLFRNGIPGSVGGPYLSQFLARPFRMGSIEVEPRQKPAAANLDFMLAYSEWFGIQLGEGKGPGNQYEDNLLFIRNGRDLTTFVHYDSGWSPYYHALWILLGFGADAYMENNPYTKAKGQEPYINFGTPDSLDILGRAAKPAFNAAWFQKWFVHLRARPEAVGARIYQNAIGNEAYPLHEQVMNSRALASTFSKFGTYLLPQAYSEGSPAHSSYPSGHATVAGCCATMLKAFFNENYVIPDPVVPSADGAKLLKYEGPELTVGGELNKMAFNIAMARNWAGIHFRSDAMDGMHLGEEVAMQVLASRAMTYLDDFEGFSFTRFNGEKVTIKKSVS, from the coding sequence ATGCCCACCGAAAACGGATCGAACCGGCGTCAGTTCTTTTCCGCTCTCGCCGCCGCCGCGTCGACGGCGGCCGCCACGGCTTCGATCCCCGCTCCCGCGCTCGCGCAGGAGGTTGTCGATTCGCCGGCCGTCGCCCCGATGGTGGACCGGCTGCAGCGATCGCACGACATGGCCGTGAAACTCGCCGACGCCCGGCTCGCCATGACGCCCGTCGACCACCCGACCAACGGCGACGAGGAACGCTACCCGAACAAGATCGCCAGCTTTTCGAAAACCCTCCTCCACAAGCCCAATGGCGAAACCAGCCTCGACGCCTACCGCAGCCTGATCAAGGCGGTGCAGTCCGGCCTCTACGAAGATTTCGAGCGCATCCTGCGGGGCGGGAATGTGCGCCTGAAGAACCCCACCGGCGCCTACAATTTCCAGTTCGACGGGCCCGACGGCAGCCAGTACACGATGCCGGCCGCTCCGGCGTTTTCCTCGGCCACCCACGCCGCCGAGATGATGGAGCTGTACTGGCAGGCGCTCACGCGCGATGTACCCTTCGCCGACTACGCCTCGAATCCGCTGATCAACGAAGCAGCCAACGAACTGAGCACCGCGCAAGGCTATCTCGGCCCCAAGGCCGAAGGCCGCGTCACTCCCGCCAACCTGTTCCGGAACGGAATACCGGGCTCAGTGGGCGGACCCTATCTTTCCCAGTTCCTCGCCCGCCCGTTCCGGATGGGTTCCATCGAAGTGGAGCCGAGGCAGAAGCCGGCGGCAGCCAACCTCGACTTCATGCTCGCCTACAGCGAGTGGTTCGGCATTCAACTGGGCGAAGGCAAGGGCCCGGGAAACCAGTACGAAGACAACCTTCTTTTCATCCGCAACGGCCGCGACCTCACGACGTTCGTTCACTACGATTCCGGCTGGTCGCCGTACTATCACGCATTGTGGATCCTGCTCGGTTTCGGCGCCGACGCCTACATGGAGAACAATCCTTACACGAAGGCCAAGGGGCAGGAACCCTACATCAACTTCGGCACGCCGGATTCGCTCGACATTCTGGGCCGCGCCGCCAAGCCGGCATTCAACGCGGCGTGGTTCCAGAAGTGGTTCGTGCATCTCCGCGCGCGTCCGGAAGCTGTGGGCGCCCGGATCTATCAGAACGCCATCGGCAACGAAGCCTACCCGCTGCATGAGCAGGTGATGAACTCACGCGCGCTGGCCAGCACGTTCAGCAAGTTCGGGACGTACCTGCTGCCGCAGGCGTACTCGGAAGGCAGCCCGGCTCATTCGTCTTACCCCTCTGGGCACGCCACGGTGGCCGGCTGCTGCGCGACGATGCTGAAGGCGTTTTTCAACGAGAACTACGTGATCCCGGATCCCGTGGTCCCCAGCGCCGATGGCGCGAAGCTGTTGAAGTACGAAGGCCCAGAGCTCACCGTGGGCGGCGAGTTGAACAAGATGGCGTTCAACATCGCGATGGCGCGGAACTGGGCGGGCATCCACTTCCGGTCCGACGCGATGGACGGCATGCATCTGGGCGAGGAAGTCGCCATGCAGGTGCTCGCCAGCCGCGCGATGACCTACCTGGACGACTTCGAGGGATTCAGCTTCACGCGCTTCAACGGCGAAAAGGTCACGATCAAGAAATCCGTGTCGTAG
- a CDS encoding GGDEF domain-containing protein codes for MLTAIYERLDRCSSLPTLPSVAVRILELCQQDQLDLTEIAQVIGRDPALATKLLRTANSPMFALRREATSILHAVNLLGVSAVRTMVLSFSLAQECGTGGKAGLATYWRRSLLSAVAARELRNQGPVKAEEAFLAALLQDIGMLALSRTLGREYDKLMAESKGDHDRLVELERKAYGADHAAVGEWLLGRWRVPSTLASVVGASHDPSLLDGRGDPETRRLATVVAVAARFADLFCLNAQKGAERLHQELARQPDLNVDVSAVQSVLLDQAPSLAPMFDVHLEPSEMAAILEQAQEIQVALSMRAALEVQSIHESLARLESRTAALLVEAQRDPLTGVANRGYTDNYLQDLFPAARSSGRRIGIIFADIDRFKTINDTHGHAAGDSVLRSVAQEIGRSVRAGDFVGRYGGEEFVVIVRAEAIQEVMTVAERIRSNISERPLAGGIGIALSVTASLGCALLDTMRHREPADLMADADRALYRAKREGRNRVSASVNEQPELSRT; via the coding sequence ATGCTGACCGCCATCTACGAACGACTCGACCGCTGCTCCAGCCTGCCGACGCTCCCATCGGTAGCGGTTCGGATCCTGGAGCTGTGCCAGCAGGACCAACTCGACCTGACAGAAATCGCTCAAGTCATCGGACGGGACCCGGCCCTGGCGACGAAGCTTTTGCGGACGGCGAACTCGCCGATGTTCGCGTTGCGGCGGGAGGCGACGTCGATTCTCCACGCAGTGAATCTGCTTGGAGTGAGCGCGGTTCGCACGATGGTGCTGTCGTTCTCGCTGGCGCAGGAGTGCGGCACTGGCGGAAAAGCGGGATTGGCCACCTACTGGCGCCGGTCGTTGCTGTCGGCCGTGGCGGCGCGCGAGTTGCGGAATCAGGGACCGGTGAAGGCGGAAGAGGCCTTCCTGGCCGCGCTGCTGCAGGACATCGGCATGCTCGCGCTGTCGCGGACGCTCGGCCGCGAATATGACAAACTGATGGCGGAGTCCAAGGGCGACCATGACCGTCTGGTGGAACTCGAACGGAAAGCCTATGGAGCCGACCATGCGGCGGTCGGCGAGTGGCTGCTCGGACGGTGGCGGGTGCCGTCGACGCTGGCGAGTGTCGTGGGAGCGAGTCACGATCCGTCACTGCTCGACGGACGCGGCGATCCCGAAACACGGCGGCTGGCGACGGTGGTGGCCGTGGCCGCGCGCTTCGCCGATCTGTTCTGCCTGAACGCCCAAAAAGGAGCCGAACGGCTGCACCAGGAACTGGCCCGGCAGCCCGACCTGAACGTGGACGTTTCGGCCGTTCAGAGCGTACTTCTGGACCAGGCGCCTTCGCTCGCTCCAATGTTCGACGTCCATCTCGAGCCGTCGGAAATGGCCGCCATCCTCGAGCAGGCGCAGGAGATCCAGGTCGCTCTCAGCATGCGGGCGGCGCTCGAAGTCCAGTCGATTCACGAGTCGCTGGCGCGGCTCGAGTCGAGAACGGCCGCGCTGCTCGTCGAGGCGCAACGCGACCCGCTCACCGGCGTCGCCAACCGCGGCTACACCGACAACTATCTCCAAGACCTCTTTCCAGCGGCGCGATCCTCCGGACGCCGGATCGGCATCATCTTCGCCGACATCGACCGATTCAAGACCATCAACGACACGCACGGGCACGCCGCCGGTGACTCCGTTCTGCGATCGGTGGCGCAGGAGATCGGCCGCAGCGTTCGCGCGGGCGACTTTGTCGGACGCTACGGCGGCGAGGAGTTCGTGGTGATCGTTCGCGCCGAGGCTATTCAGGAAGTGATGACCGTGGCCGAACGCATCCGCTCCAATATCTCCGAGCGGCCCCTCGCGGGCGGAATCGGCATCGCGCTCTCGGTGACGGCCTCGCTCGGCTGCGCCCTGCTCGACACGATGCGCCATCGCGAACCCGCCGATCTCATGGCCGACGCCGACCGCGCCCTGTATCGCGCCAAGCGCGAAGGACGCAACCGGGTGAGCGCGTCGGTCAACGAACAGCCCGAACTCAGCCGCACCTGA
- a CDS encoding glutamine--tRNA ligase/YqeY domain fusion protein: MLPEGPGEPTRPSHFLRDMIVADNESGRFDRRVHTRFPPEPNGYLHIGHAKSIHLNFGLAREFGGKCNLRFDDTNPSKEESEYVESIIEDVRWLGFDWEDRLFYASDYFDQLHAWAVQLIRNGKAYVDDLTPDQVREYRGTPSEPGRESPYRRRTVDENLELFERMRLGEFPDGSRTLRAKIDMASPNFNMRDPVLYRILRAHHHRTGNKWCIYPMYDFAHGQCDSIERITHSICTLEFEDHRPLYDWFIENLGIYAPQQIEFDRLNLTHTVLSKRKLLALVQRGHVAGWDDPRMPTLSGMRRRGFTPEAIRSFCGRIGVSKTNGVIELGLLEHALREDLNKRALRTMAVLDPIRLVVENYPQGQTEEMEAVNNPEDASAGTRKVPFSRVLYIEREDFREDPPKQYYRLSPGREVRLRYAYLVTCTGVEKNAAGEVVEVRCTYDPATRGGTTPDGRKVKSTIHWVSAEDAVDCEVRLYDHLFSEDPNATEKDFTEVLNPQSLLVRPAKGEPSLRDAEPGGLYQFERVGYFCVDTDSEPEAPVFNRTIGLRDTWAKIEKKGGA; this comes from the coding sequence ATGCTTCCCGAAGGTCCGGGCGAGCCTACCCGGCCGTCCCATTTTCTCCGTGACATGATCGTCGCCGACAACGAGAGCGGCCGTTTCGACAGACGCGTCCACACGCGCTTTCCACCGGAGCCGAACGGCTACCTGCACATCGGCCACGCCAAGTCGATCCACCTGAATTTCGGACTCGCGCGGGAGTTCGGCGGCAAGTGCAACCTGCGGTTCGACGACACCAATCCGTCGAAGGAAGAAAGCGAATACGTCGAGTCCATCATTGAGGACGTGCGGTGGCTCGGATTCGATTGGGAAGACCGGCTTTTCTACGCTTCCGACTATTTCGACCAGTTGCATGCCTGGGCGGTTCAGTTGATCCGCAACGGCAAAGCATACGTCGACGATCTCACGCCGGACCAGGTCCGCGAGTACCGCGGCACGCCGAGCGAGCCCGGGCGCGAGAGCCCGTACCGTAGGCGCACCGTGGATGAGAACCTCGAGCTTTTTGAGCGGATGAGGCTCGGCGAGTTCCCCGACGGGTCCCGAACCCTGCGCGCGAAAATCGACATGGCGTCGCCCAATTTCAACATGCGCGACCCGGTTCTCTACCGCATCCTGCGCGCGCACCATCACCGCACGGGCAACAAATGGTGCATCTACCCGATGTACGACTTCGCCCACGGCCAGTGCGATTCCATCGAGCGGATCACTCATTCCATCTGCACCCTCGAGTTCGAGGATCACCGGCCGCTCTACGACTGGTTCATCGAGAACCTCGGCATCTACGCGCCGCAGCAGATCGAATTCGACCGTTTGAACCTCACGCATACGGTGCTCAGCAAGCGGAAGCTGCTCGCGCTCGTGCAGCGCGGTCACGTGGCCGGCTGGGACGATCCACGGATGCCGACGCTCTCCGGAATGCGGCGTCGCGGGTTCACGCCGGAGGCGATTCGCTCGTTCTGCGGGCGAATCGGCGTTTCGAAGACCAACGGCGTGATCGAGTTGGGACTCCTGGAACACGCCCTCCGCGAGGACCTCAACAAGCGCGCCCTGCGGACCATGGCCGTGCTCGACCCGATCCGATTAGTGGTCGAAAACTACCCGCAGGGGCAGACCGAGGAAATGGAGGCCGTGAACAATCCCGAAGACGCCTCGGCCGGGACGCGCAAGGTTCCTTTTTCGCGCGTCCTCTACATCGAACGCGAGGACTTTCGCGAGGATCCGCCGAAGCAATACTACCGGCTTTCGCCGGGGCGAGAGGTTCGCCTGCGATACGCCTACCTGGTGACGTGCACGGGCGTGGAAAAGAACGCGGCCGGCGAGGTGGTGGAGGTGCGCTGCACCTACGATCCGGCGACGCGAGGCGGCACGACGCCGGACGGGCGAAAAGTGAAATCGACGATCCATTGGGTTTCGGCCGAAGACGCGGTGGATTGCGAGGTGCGCCTCTACGATCACCTGTTCAGCGAGGATCCGAACGCGACGGAGAAGGATTTCACTGAAGTCCTGAACCCGCAATCGCTTCTGGTGCGCCCGGCCAAGGGCGAACCGTCGCTGCGCGACGCGGAGCCGGGCGGGTTGTATCAGTTCGAGCGGGTCGGGTACTTTTGCGTGGATACGGATTCGGAGCCGGAGGCTCCCGTGTTTAACCGGACCATCGGGCTCCGGGATACGTGGGCGAAGATTGAGAAGAAGGGCGGGGCCTGA
- a CDS encoding U32 family peptidase, producing the protein MGVGSKALAALGLPEADPKEGPASAKRFADGAQYRIEIPSTEGPRALAAVLDEAASRGVPVHRVSQGSGIMLMTDDEIREMLEIGRTTGVEVNLFIGPRATFDIGAQVFSPAGKSLGLSLRGADQLRFALMDLQRGVELGLKSVLVSDIGSLQVIGKMKQTGELPADLIIKTSVMMAPCNPASARLLEDLGATTINIPSDLTMPQIAGIRAAIDAPIDFYVEAPDNIGGFIRHFEIPEIIRVAAPVYLKFGLRNSPDIYPCGTHIENTAVALSRERVRRAQIAMEMIRRYAPEASMTPRP; encoded by the coding sequence ATGGGCGTAGGATCAAAAGCGCTGGCGGCGCTCGGACTGCCGGAGGCCGATCCCAAGGAAGGTCCGGCCTCGGCGAAACGCTTCGCCGACGGAGCGCAGTACCGGATCGAGATTCCGTCGACCGAGGGCCCGCGGGCGTTGGCGGCGGTGCTCGACGAGGCGGCCAGCCGCGGAGTGCCCGTGCACCGGGTGTCGCAAGGCTCGGGCATCATGCTGATGACCGACGACGAGATCCGGGAGATGCTGGAGATCGGACGAACCACCGGCGTGGAGGTGAACCTGTTCATCGGTCCGCGGGCGACGTTCGATATCGGCGCGCAGGTGTTTTCCCCGGCCGGCAAGTCGCTCGGGCTTTCGCTCCGTGGCGCCGATCAGTTGCGTTTCGCGTTGATGGACCTCCAGCGCGGCGTGGAGTTGGGCTTGAAGAGCGTGCTGGTGAGCGATATCGGCTCGCTGCAGGTGATCGGGAAAATGAAGCAGACCGGCGAACTCCCGGCCGATCTGATCATCAAGACGTCGGTGATGATGGCGCCGTGCAACCCGGCCTCGGCCAGGCTGCTCGAAGATCTCGGGGCGACGACGATCAATATCCCATCGGATCTGACGATGCCGCAGATTGCGGGAATCCGTGCGGCGATCGATGCCCCGATCGATTTCTACGTCGAGGCGCCCGACAACATCGGCGGGTTCATCCGCCATTTCGAGATACCGGAGATCATCCGCGTGGCGGCGCCGGTGTATTTGAAATTCGGGCTGCGCAATTCGCCGGACATCTATCCGTGCGGGACGCATATTGAGAACACAGCCGTGGCGTTGTCGCGGGAGCGCGTGCGGCGGGCGCAGATCGCGATGGAGATGATCCGGCGGTACGCGCCGGAGGCGTCGATGACGCCGCGCCCGTAA